Within Stella humosa, the genomic segment GCTTCATCTTGCGGGCGAAATAGTAGGGGGCATGGTCGCCGCCCGGCACCCAGTTGAGGAAGAACTCCACCTTCTCCAGCTTCTGGGCAGACGCACCGCCGGCTAGGCCGGTCATGGCGACGGCCACCGCCGCCGCGGTCGCGAGGGTCCGCATCTTCGATCCTCCCTGTTCACCTGTATGGGCCGGCCCGGTTCCAGCGCCGCCCTGGTTCGAGCGCCGCTCGCCAAGCCGGCATGTTTCCGGTATCGCTGTAACCGGTTGGTTACCCAACGGTATTCGCGCGTGTCGATCCCTGTCAATCAAGCAGCCCGCAACGGCGCCGCCGGCCATCGGTCCGTTCGCGCGCGCCACCCCGAGGAGACGCGCCAGCGCCTGCTGGAAGCGGCGTGGGACGAGTTCTCGGCCAAGGGGCTGGGCGGCGCCAGGGTCGATGCCATCGCGCGCCGGGCGGCGGCCAACAAGCGCATGATCTACCACTATTTCGGCAGCAAGGCCGGGCTCTACCTGGCCGTCCTGGAACTGGCCTACGACCGCATTCGCGGCCATGAGCGCGCGCTCGCCCTGGAGGACTGCCCGCCCGCCGAGGGCATCGCCCGCCTCGTCGCCTACAATTTCGACTTCTGCCGGGACAATCCGGGCTTCATCCACCTGCTGGCGAACGAGAACCTGCACCATGCCCGCCACCTCGCCCGGTCGGACAAGGTGCGGCAGGTGAACCTGCCGGTGATCGACACCATCGGCCGGCTGCTGGCCCGCGGCGCGGCCGAGGGCGTGTTCCGCCCCGGCATCGACCCGCTCGACCTCTACATCACCATAGCCGCCCTGGGGTACTTCTACTTCTCGAATATCCATACGCTATCGGTGGTGTTCGGCCGCGACCTCGCCCTGCCCGACACGGTCGCGGTGCGATCCGACCTGCATGTCGACTTGGTGCTGCGCTACCTGCGGCCTTGAGCCCGCATCGTCAGTCCACCCGCGCGAAGCGCAGGCCCTTGATGCGTGGGCTGGAAGCGACCAGGCCCTGTACCCGGCCCTGCTGGTCGCGCTCCACCCGGGCGACGATGGTGGAGTTCATCCAGCGGTTCGGCATCGAGATCTCGATGAGGTCCGGGCCCACCGCGGCAATCGGCCAGGGGCCGGCGGCCGCGAGGGGCCCGCGGGCGCGCACCGCCAGCCCGTCGCCGCAGGCCGCGATCGCCCAGTCGGTGGCCAGCTCGGCCGCGTGGTAACGGCCGGCCAGCCCGGCGGGCACCGGCCCCTCCTGCACCCGGGTCAGCCGGGCCTGGCGGCCGGCCCCGGTCTCGGCCAGGACGGCGTTGCCATCCGCCTTCACCGCCAGCTCGAAGGCGCCGCGATAGGCGCGCATCCAGCCGCCGGCGGCCGGCTGGAACGAATAGCCCACCCCGTTGGAGCGGCCGGCCAGCCCATCGGCCGACGGCGAAAGGTCATAGACCGTCAGCGCCTCGGCATCGAGCCAGCGACCGGACAGGCGGTCGAGGTCGCCCGGCAGGCCAGGCTCGGGCGGAAGCCCCTCCTCGGCGAGCGCGGCCTCGGCCGCGGCGCGGGCCAGGCGATAGGGGTCGATGGCGTCGACATTGGCGATGACGACCACCGCCAGATCGCGCTCGGGGATGCGCAGGAACTCGGTCCGGTAGCCGGGCCACAGCCCGCCATGGCCGACCGTGCGCGCGCCGCGCCAGGTCCCCACCTCCAGCCCGCGGGCATAGGGGTGCCAGTGGCCACCCGCCAGCGGCAGTTCCGTCTGCATGGCCTGCACAAGCGGCGCCATGCCGGCCAGCGGCCGGTCGTAGTGGCGCGCCCAGCGCAGCAGGTCGTCGAGCGAGGACACCATGCCGCCCTCGCCCACGGTCGGATAGGCCTGGACGGCGCGGATCACCGACCCATCCGGCTGGCGCAAGTAGGGGGTGGCCAGGCGCGGCACCACCGTCATCGGGTCGCGCACGAGGCGGGTGGCGTTCATGCCGAGCGGGGCGAAGAAGCGGCGCTCGAACACCTCTTCCAGCGACCGGTCCTCGATCTTCTCGACGATCTGGCCCAGCAGCAGGAAGTTGGTGTTGCTGTAGAGGAAGCGGCTGCCGGGGGCGAAGTTGAGGCCGCCCGCGCGCGCGATCGCCGCCGCCAGTTCCTCCTCCGAGGCCGGGCGGTCGAGCCCCATGCCGCCCCACCGCGTCAGCTCCAGATAGTCGCGCAGGCCGCTGACATTGTGCATCAGGTGGCGCAGCGTGACGGGCGTGCCGTAGTCGGGCAGCCAGGGCAGGTGCGATTGCACCGTGTCGTCGATGCCGAGCCGCCCTTCCAGGGCCAGTGCCAGGATGGCACCTGTCGTGAACTGCTTGGTGACCGAGGCGATCCTGAAGACGGTGCCGGGCTCGATCGCCACCCCATGCTCGATGCTGGCCTGGCCATAGCCGCGACGCAGCAGCACCTCGCCCGCGCGGACGACGCCGATGACGCAGCCAGGCTGGCCGGGCCGGGTCCAGGGTTGCACGAGGCGGTCGATGCGGCCTTCGAGTGCCAGGGCAGCGGATGTCGGCATGGAGTCCCCCGTCAGCGGTCGGCGGGGAAGCTAGCGGCCCACCGCCCGGAAGGAAAGATTGACAAAAACACGGCGCGCTTTCTTAAGTAACCAGACGGTTACTCCTGGGGAGGAGAGCAATGGCTTTGGCCGATGTCGAGCGGCGCTTCTACGCCGCCGCGGGTCACCTGACGGTGCCGGTCGTGTTCCGCGCCGACGAAATGGATGCGGCGATCGCCGATGCCGAGGCGTGGGGCGAGAGCTTCCTGTCGGACCTGGCGCCCGAGCAGCGCCGCTGGTACGTCGATGGCGGGGTCAAGGCGCGCACCGTGCTGCGCAAGCTGGACAACCCCCACGCCGTGCGCCCCGCCTTCCGCAACCTCGCCACCGACCCGCGGCTGGTGGGGCTGGTGGAAGAGCTGATCGGCCCCGGCGTCTCAGTCTATTTCAGCCAGATCTTCTTCAAGCCGCCGAAAGGCGGCGGGCCCAAGCCCATGCACCAGGACAATTTCTATTTCGGCCCGGCCGACCCCGAGGGGCTGGTGACCGCCTGGGTGGCGCTCGACACCGCCACGGTCGACAATGGCTGCCTGCATTTCGGCGACGGCAGCCACCGCCGGCCACTGCTGGCGCACGTGGCACCCGCCAACGAGCCCTACAACCTGCAGGTGCCGCACGAGATTGCCGCCGACATCGAGATGACGCCCGCCCCGGTGCCCAAGGGGGGCGTGTCCTTCCACCATGGCGGGACGCTGCACCAGTCGGGCGTCAACCGCTCGACCCGGTGGCGCCGGGCCGTGGCCTTCCATTATGTTGGCGCCGGCAACGCGTTCACCCACCCCGCCCTTCCCTATGACGAGGCGGCGATCGTTCGCGTGAGCTGACAAGAAACGACCGCAACGACGCAGCGTCGACGACGGGGAAAGGCAGGGGATGAAGGCGGAGAGTGCGTGGCGGATCGGTGCCGCCATCCTGGCGCATGTTGCCGTGATCGCGGCCTGGCACCTGTTCGTCGTCTGGGGCGAGGTGCCGCGCTTCGTCATGCCGACGCCGGGCGACACGGTGATGGCGCTGCTCGACCCCGACTATCGCTGGTGGCCCAACATCGTGGTCACCGCGACCGAAATCTATGGCGGCTATGCGCTGGCCGTGGTGACGGGGGTGGGTGCTGCCCTGCTCTTCACCTGGTCGAAGGTGCTGGAGGCGATCGTGATGCCGGTGCTGATCACCTTCAACATGATCCCCAAGGTGGCGCTGGGCCCGCTCTTCATCGTCTGGTTCAGCTACGGCATCCTCCCGAACGCGTTGATCGCCTTTTCCATCGCCTTCTTCCCGATCGTGCTGACGACGGCGCGCGGCCTGCGCGAGGTGGAGCCGGACCTGCTCGACCTCGTGCGCTCGCTGCGTGGGTCGAAGTGGCAGATCTTCGTGAAAATCCAACTGCCGGGCGCCCTGCCCTACATCTTCTCGGGCATGAAGGTGGCGGCCATCCTGGCCGTCGCCGGTGCCATCGTCGGCGAGTTCCTGGGGTCCGACAAGGGCCTGGGCTACCTCATGCTGCAGGTCCAGGTGACGCTGGACACCGCCGCCATGTTCATGGCCGTCACCCTGATCAGCCTGCTGGGCATCCTGCTCTACGGGCTGGTGGTGGTGCTGGAGCGGGTCTTCGTCGTGCGCGACGCGCGGGTGTCGTGACCATGGCCCCCACCCCGCCCGCGACCGAGCCCTTCATCCATCTGAGCGGCGTGCGCAAGGTCTACCGCTCACGCGGGGCCGAGTTCCTGGCCGTGTCGGAGGTCACCTTCGACGTCGAGGCGGGCGAGCTGGTGACCATGGTCGGCCCGTCCGGCTGCGGCAAGTCCACCCTGCTGAAGATCCTGGCCGGCCTGCACCCGCATGACGGCGGCGTCGTGCGCATCGGCAACGCCGCCCAGCCGTTCGACCCGGCGCGCGACATCGGCATGGTGTTCCAGCAGGCCCTGCTCCTGAAATGGCGGCGCATCATCGAGAACGTGCTGCTGCCGGCCGAGATCCTGGGCCTGCCGATGAAGGCCGCGCGCGAGCGCGCCCGCGACCTGCTGGCCATGGTCGGGCTGGCCGGGTTCGAGGACAAGTATCCCTACGAGCTGTCGGGCGGCATGCAGCAGCGCACGGCGATCGCCCGCGCGCTCGTCCACGACCCCAAGCTGGTATTGATGGACGAGCCCTTCGGCGCGCTCGACGCGCTGACGCGCGAGAAGATGAA encodes:
- a CDS encoding TetR family transcriptional regulator — translated: MSIPVNQAARNGAAGHRSVRARHPEETRQRLLEAAWDEFSAKGLGGARVDAIARRAAANKRMIYHYFGSKAGLYLAVLELAYDRIRGHERALALEDCPPAEGIARLVAYNFDFCRDNPGFIHLLANENLHHARHLARSDKVRQVNLPVIDTIGRLLARGAAEGVFRPGIDPLDLYITIAALGYFYFSNIHTLSVVFGRDLALPDTVAVRSDLHVDLVLRYLRP
- a CDS encoding serine hydrolase domain-containing protein, coding for MPTSAALALEGRIDRLVQPWTRPGQPGCVIGVVRAGEVLLRRGYGQASIEHGVAIEPGTVFRIASVTKQFTTGAILALALEGRLGIDDTVQSHLPWLPDYGTPVTLRHLMHNVSGLRDYLELTRWGGMGLDRPASEEELAAAIARAGGLNFAPGSRFLYSNTNFLLLGQIVEKIEDRSLEEVFERRFFAPLGMNATRLVRDPMTVVPRLATPYLRQPDGSVIRAVQAYPTVGEGGMVSSLDDLLRWARHYDRPLAGMAPLVQAMQTELPLAGGHWHPYARGLEVGTWRGARTVGHGGLWPGYRTEFLRIPERDLAVVVIANVDAIDPYRLARAAAEAALAEEGLPPEPGLPGDLDRLSGRWLDAEALTVYDLSPSADGLAGRSNGVGYSFQPAAGGWMRAYRGAFELAVKADGNAVLAETGAGRQARLTRVQEGPVPAGLAGRYHAAELATDWAIAACGDGLAVRARGPLAAAGPWPIAAVGPDLIEISMPNRWMNSTIVARVERDQQGRVQGLVASSPRIKGLRFARVD
- a CDS encoding phytanoyl-CoA dioxygenase family protein, whose protein sequence is MALADVERRFYAAAGHLTVPVVFRADEMDAAIADAEAWGESFLSDLAPEQRRWYVDGGVKARTVLRKLDNPHAVRPAFRNLATDPRLVGLVEELIGPGVSVYFSQIFFKPPKGGGPKPMHQDNFYFGPADPEGLVTAWVALDTATVDNGCLHFGDGSHRRPLLAHVAPANEPYNLQVPHEIAADIEMTPAPVPKGGVSFHHGGTLHQSGVNRSTRWRRAVAFHYVGAGNAFTHPALPYDEAAIVRVS
- a CDS encoding ABC transporter permease, which produces MKAESAWRIGAAILAHVAVIAAWHLFVVWGEVPRFVMPTPGDTVMALLDPDYRWWPNIVVTATEIYGGYALAVVTGVGAALLFTWSKVLEAIVMPVLITFNMIPKVALGPLFIVWFSYGILPNALIAFSIAFFPIVLTTARGLREVEPDLLDLVRSLRGSKWQIFVKIQLPGALPYIFSGMKVAAILAVAGAIVGEFLGSDKGLGYLMLQVQVTLDTAAMFMAVTLISLLGILLYGLVVVLERVFVVRDARVS
- a CDS encoding ABC transporter ATP-binding protein, with protein sequence MAPTPPATEPFIHLSGVRKVYRSRGAEFLAVSEVTFDVEAGELVTMVGPSGCGKSTLLKILAGLHPHDGGVVRIGNAAQPFDPARDIGMVFQQALLLKWRRIIENVLLPAEILGLPMKAARERARDLLAMVGLAGFEDKYPYELSGGMQQRTAIARALVHDPKLVLMDEPFGALDALTREKMNLELLRIWQESGKTILFVTHGIAEAVFLGTRTVVLTAGPARMADHIRIDLPYPRTLDMKTSVAFGEYSRRLYRLLGME